Proteins found in one Plasmodium chabaudi chabaudi strain AS genome assembly, chromosome: 5 genomic segment:
- a CDS encoding ubiquitin-conjugating enzyme E2, putative yields the protein MNHQAALTRKQCDFTKLIMAGYDLELNNGSTQDFDVMFHGPNGTAYEGGIWKVHVTLPDDYPFASPSIGFINKLLHPNVDEASGSVCLDVINQTWTPLYSLVNVFEVFLPQLLTYPNPSDPLNSDAASLLMKDKNIYEEKVKEYVKLYASKDLWEQQKKDKNPSKMNGNISPVSELSYADQEIQDIDLDNL from the exons atgaatcaCCAAGCAGCTTTGACGCGAAAACAGTGTGACTTCACCAAGCT tattatGGCTGGGTATGACTTAGAATTAAACAATGGAAGTACACAAGATTTTGATGTTATGTTTCATGGGCCAAATGgaa CTGCCTATGAAGGAGGAATATGGAAAGTTCATGTAACTTTGCCAGATGATTACCCATTTGCATCTCCTTCAATTGGATTTATCAACAAACTCTTACATCCTAATGTTGATGAAGCATCAGGATCTGTGTGTTTAGATGTTATTAACCAAACATGGACGCCCTTATATA GTCTTGTAAACGTGTTTGAAGTATTCTTACCCCAATTACTTACCTACCCTAATCCATCTGACCCCTTAAACAGTGATGCTGCTTCCCTACTTAtgaaagataaaaatatttatgaagaAAAAGTAAAAG AGTATGTTAAATTATACGCAAGTAAAGATTTATGGGAAcagcaaaaaaaagataaaaaccCATCAAAAATGAATGGCAATATATCACCTGTTAGCGAATTATCATATGCTGACCAAGAAATTCAAGATATAGATTTGGATAACCTATAA
- a CDS encoding plasmepsin VII, putative → MKNVYYYFSIIFFLKLFLCNCILAIPQKTLGKGSLSLALNELKNNVDNNSLNILGELKNSKPFINKSFIQTNEKKDNVLLLKLYKQNIASDKLSTYYGKIAIGENSENIFNVLFDTGSTEFWVPFKTCKFTKNNTHNKYERTKSFKYKYDNKGLPSVLEINYLSGKLVGFDGYDTVYLGPGFAIPHTNIAFATSIDIPVLEKFKWDGIIGLGFENEDSQKRGIKPFLDHLKDEKILTEKNYKNMFGYYITNTGGYITLGGIDDRFKRSPDEKIIWSPVSTEMGFWTIDILGIRKEKQPYMNERRDDEVIVKYEGFHDGSNKSIVDTGTFLIYAPKKTMENYLNDLTINSCEDKHKLPYIIFQIKSKEIESIKGLSVIELVLSPNDYVIEYIDEVKSTKECIIGIQSDEDNINGWTLGQVFLKSYYTIFDKDNLQIGFVRNKQKLNDETYLNESFLRVNKKRNKKMSYNGPLKL, encoded by the exons atgaaaaatgtatattactatttttccattattttttttttgaaattgtttttatgtAATTGCATATTAGCTATACCCCAAAAAACTCTTGGTAAAGGTTCACTTTCTTTAGCGTTAaacgaattaaaaaataatgtagacaataattctttaaatatattaggagaattaaaaaattctaagccttttataaataaatcttttatacaaacaaatgagaaaaaagacaatgttttgttattaaaattgtataagcAAAACATAGCTTCTGATAAATTGTCTACTTATTATGGTAAGATAGCAATAGGTGAAAATTCagaaaacatatttaatgttttatttgataCAGGTTCAACTGAATTTTGGGTGCCTTTTAAAACTTgtaaatttacaaaaaataatacccataataaatatgaacgTACGAAATcgtttaaatataaatatgacaATAAAGGGTTACCAAGTGTATTGGAGATAAATTACCTCAGTGGAAAGTTAGTAGGATTTGACG GCTATGATACGGTTTACCTAGGCCCTGGCTTCGCCATTCCCCATACGAACATAGCGTTTGCC ACAAGCATAGATATACCCGTTTTGGAAAAATTCAAATgg gACGGGATAATAGGACTTGGATTCGAAAATGAAGATTCCCAAAAGCGCGGAATAAAACCCTT TTTAGATCAtttaaaagatgaaaaaattttaacagAGAAAAATTACAAGAACATGTTTGGCTATTATATAACTAACACAG GAGGGTACATAACACTAGGTGGAATAGATGATCGTTTTAAAAGAAGTCctgatgaaaaaattat TTGGAGCCCAGTTTCAACAGAAATGGGGTTTTGGACAA TTGACATTTTAGGAATacgaaaagaaaaacaacCATATATGAATGAAAGAAGAGATGATGAGGTGattgtaaaatatgaagGATTTCATGATGGAAGTAATAAATCAATAGTTGATACTggaacatttttaatatatgcgcctaaaaaaacaatggaaaattatttaaatgatcTGACAATAAATTCTTGTGAAGATAAACACAAATTaccatatataatttttcaaataaaatcaaaagAAATTGAATCAATAAAAGGATTATCTGTTATTGAATTAGTTTTATCTCCTAATGATTATGTCATAGAATATATAGATGAAGTGAAATCAACAAAAGAATGTATCATAGGTATACAATCCGATGAAGACAATATAAATGGATGGACGCTAGGAcaagtttttttaaaatcctATTACACGATTTTTGATAAAGATAATTTACAGATTGGTTTTGTTcgaaataaacaaaaattaaatgatgaaacttatttaaatgaatcATTTCTAAgggttaataaaaaacgaaataaGAAAATGAGTTATAATGGACCACTAAAACTGTAA
- a CDS encoding bromodomain protein 1, putative, producing the protein MMYEDFNTLPLIKSIREDSIENLHKFLEENYKEYEADENGEFKKKIEIIDKQTQSTPLFYVTARKNDEESVKICQLLIEKFGICNPASKDLMKQTCLFYAAREGHLQLCKYLIEKGCNPNDADNFGQTCLFYASREGKTDCVDIIIKKGGNPNLLDLNKQTCLFYACREGRYDTVKCLLENGVNPSIKDAQRRTALTFAKGNGHNNIINLLKNAGTSAKPGSVVHTQAKNAKLNTAHSMVSVKSEPHANASSNVDPIGSGDSQRKKYRLQYQPLEDEPELWLDAPLIKIKEFERKFPDLALWPKNGDVIKNENSNLNDAFNKQWYSIANQIIQALSKYEGGHIFERLVDTKKQNCPDYYDVIKNPMSFSCIKAKLKKGQYSSPQEFISDVQLVFYNCSIYNTAGTIVAITGKNIEAYFNNQLIVTGFNNFVQKEKTINEHLQKVEEENERWAEEHPNNVKEENSENNNELNQVSENQLNNETNNEQNSEANNDD; encoded by the exons ATGATGTACGAAGATTTTAATACGCTGCCATTGATAAAATCAATTAGAGAAGACTCCATTGAGaatttacataaatttttagaagaaaattataaagaatatGAAGCAGACGAAAATGGAGAgtttaaaaagaaaattgaAATAATAGACAAACAAACACAATCAACaccattattttatgtaacAGCAAGAAAAAATGACGAAGAATcagtaaaaatatgtcaattattaattgaaaaatttgGTATATGCAACCCTGCATCAAAAGATTTAATGAAACAAAcctgtttattttatgcaGCAAGAGAAGGGCATCTCcaattatgtaaatatttaattgaaAAAGGATGTAATCCTAACGATGCAGATAATTTTGGTCAAACATGCTTATTTTACGCATCAAGAGAAGGCAAAACTGATTGTGttgatattataattaaaaaaggagGTAATCCAAATTTATTagatttaaataaacaaacaTGCCTATTTTATGCATGTAGAGAGGGTAGATATGATACAGTTAAATGTTTACTCGAAAATGGAGTTAATCCTTCAATAAAAGATGCCCAAAGAAGAACAGCTTTAACTTTTGCTAAAGGGAATGGCCataacaatattattaatcttttaaaaaatgctgGTACTTCAGCAAAACCTGGAAGTGTCGTACATACACAGGCCAAAAATGCAA AATTGAATACGGCTCATTCTATGGTCTCTGTAAAGAGTGAACCCCATGCTAACGCGAGTTCCAATGTGGACCCTATTGGCAGTG GTGACTCACAGCGAAAGAAGTACAGATTGCAATATCAGCCCTTAGAGGACGAACCTGAATTATGGTTAGATGCCcctttaataaaaataaaagaattcGAGCGTAAATTTCCAGATTTAGCCTTATGGCCGAAAAATGGggatgtaataaaaaatgaaaatagtaatttaaatgatgCATTTAACAAACAATGGTATTCAATAGCTAACCAAATAATTCAGGCATTAAGTAAATATGAAGGTGGTCATATATTTGAAAGATTAGTGGATactaaaaaacaaaattgtcctgattattatgatgttataaaaaatccCATGTCATTTAGTTGCATAAAagcaaaattaaaaaaaggcCAATATTCATCCCCTCAAGAATTTATAAGTGATGTACAGCtagttttttataattgttctatatataatacagcTGGTACAATTGTAGCTATTACaggaaaaaatatcgaggcatattttaataatcaATTAATTGTTACTGGATTTAACAATTTTGTTCAAAAAGAGAAAACTATTAATGAACATTTACAAAAAgttgaagaagaaaatgaaagatGGGCAGAAGAACATCCAAACAATgtaaaagaagaaaatagtGAAAATAACAATGAGTTAAATCAAGTATCGGAAAatcaattaaataatgaaacgAATAACGAACAAAATAGTGAGGCCAATAATGAcgattaa
- a CDS encoding pre-mRNA-splicing factor CEF1, putative, translating to MRIQIKGGIWKNCEDEVLKAAVMKYGLNNWSRVASLLVRKSAKQCKARWYEWLDPSVKKTEWSKEEEEKLLHLAKLFPTQWRTIAPVVGRTAQQCLEHYEYLLDEAEGKVYDKNKNPRQLRPGEIDPAPETRPARADPVDMDDEEKEMLAEAKARLANTKGKKAKRKAREKQLEQARRLALLQKKRELKAAGIVSNNHYKKNDKNKIDHINEILFERKPLKGFYNVENEQNIEESQYGNKHDQGTSADSNNKIRSIKSMEVENINRLTELGQDDNKQNKKGKKNKNEEHDLLNAIENYDKQFNELSHLRKRVRLNLPEPVLNENELDEIIQINKEATSFNQIIKDYNDNNLVNGPINNILPSIASTPFVLNQGDMLSSIGTNLYNENNKSIKFSSVLDYSIQQAAQSIISNNINMPILHRNEEFTKDSQKKGQSNKSYLKNDEDMDEGNIFDDDDNNAVDDIREHSKKIKEEIEKNKNRMKNEEDIAEKQRLSAKNKIISDIKSFRKNISVYAQSIISYKGFKNDNSMINPSALVNEDMIDEDDDNYEERVDRAKLLIKSSLANLPKETNVIELQIPENDNIPNDDGEVDMELEEDAQEAEKRKKMEELKKEQDKFNKQNKVIQWNLPRPYFLQKINIFNVPNIDINEEQRIIQKELLSIIKNDMFNYPIKGAEPVQSMMPYYDDVEDSYLQLARNSINTEIEKIKNLGIKNGYSFIQFDNNTVNPNTTLKENEQNENSNETNDEAEFDEVDKNPWADLNEKVMYCPSKNIYTFVENMQEKDIIECYKYKCDTLKKLINKNMEMYKKIENKYDIYTKGYQLKLKSYKKTFNSNFNTYINHLSEQEALYNLHEGEQVYALQRMQQEKEENKKELEYHKSLQNIYAELLAANEQLKLAQGNK from the coding sequence atgaggATTCAAATTAAGGGAGGAATTTGGAAGAACTGCGAAGATGAAGTTCTGAAAGCAGCTGTTATGAAATATGGATTAAATAACTGGTCTCGTGTTGCTTCCTTACTTGTTCGAAAATCAGCAAAGCAATGTAAAGCACGCTGGTATGAATGGTTGGATCCATCtgttaaaaaaacagaatGGAGCAAAGAAGAGGAAGAAAAACTTTTACATCTAGCGAAATTATTTCCAACACAATGGAGAACTATTGCTCCTGTAGTTGGGAGAACAGCACAGCAATGCTTAGAacattatgaatatttattagatGAAGCTGAGGGAAAAgtttatgataaaaataaaaatcctAGGCAATTAAGACCAGGTGAAATTGACCCCGCTCCGGAAACTCGGCCTGCTCGTGCTGATCCTGTTGATATGgatgatgaagaaaaagaaatgttAGCAGAAGCTAAAGCTAGATTAGCAAATACTAAAGGGAAAAAAGCTAAAAGAAAAGCCAGAGAAAAACAATTAGAACAAGCAAGAAGATTAGcattattacaaaaaaaaagagaacTAAAAGCTGCTGGTATTGTTTCAAATaatcattataaaaaaaatgataaaaataaaatcgatcatattaatgaaattttatttgaaaggAAACCATTAAAAGGTTTTTATAATGTAgaaaatgaacaaaatattgaaGAATCTCAATATGGAAATAAACATGACCAAGGCACATCTGCTGACagtaataacaaaataagaAGCATCAAATCGATGGAggtagaaaatataaatagatTAACGGAGTTGGGACAAgatgataataaacaaaataaaaaaggtaaaaaaaataaaaacgaaGAGCATGATCTTTTAAATGCTATcgaaaattatgataaacAATTTAACGAATTAAGTCATCTAAGAAAACGAGTTCGATTAAATTTGCCTGAACCcgttttaaatgaaaatgaattagatgaaattattcaaattaataaagaaGCAACATCTTttaatcaaataataaaggatTATAATGATAACAATCTGGTAAATGGCcctataaataatatattacctAGTATTGCCAGTACACCATTTGTATTAAATCAAGGAGATATGTTATCATCTATAGGAACAAATCTTTATAACGAAAACAATAAGtcaataaaattttcaagtGTCCTAGATTATAGTATACAACAAGCGGCTCAAAGTATAATATCGAACAATATAAACATGCCTATCTTGCATAGAAATGAAGAATTCACAAAAGATTCTCAAAAAAAAGGACAAAGTAATAAAagctatttaaaaaatgatgaagataTGGATGAAGGAAACATATttgatgatgatgataataatgcCGTTGATGATATTAGAGAacattcaaaaaaaataaaagaagaaattgaaaagaataaaaatagaatgaaaaatgaagaagataTAGCAGAAAAACAAAGGCTATCTgccaaaaataaaattattagtgatataaaaagttttagaaaaaatataagtgtGTATGCACAATCTATTATATCCTATAAaggttttaaaaatgataattctATGATTAATCCTAGTGCATTAGTAAATGAAGATATGATTGATGAAGATGATGATAATTATGAGGAAAGAGTAGATAGAGCTAAATTGCTTATAAAATCCTCTTTAGCGAATTTGCCAAAAGAAACAAATGTTATCGAACTACAAATACCAGAGAATGATAATATTCCAAATGACGATGGAGAAGTGGATATGGAATTAGAAGAAGATGCACAAGAGGctgaaaaaagaaaaaaaatggaagaactaaaaaaagaacaagataaatttaataaacaaaataaagttatTCAATGGAATTTACCACGACCATATTtcttacaaaaaataaatattttcaatgtaccaaatatagatataaatgaagaacaaagaataatacaaaaagaattattatctataataaaaaatgatatgtTTAATTATCCCATTAAAGGAGCTGAACCTGTCCAAAGTATGATGCCATATTATGACGATGTAGAAGATTCCTATTTACAGCTAGCTCGAAACTCTATCAATACAGAAatcgaaaaaattaagaatcttggaattaaaaatggatattCGTTTATCcaatttgataataatacagTAAATCCTAATACTacattaaaagaaaatgagcaaaatgaaaattcaaATGAAACAAATGATGAAGCTGAATTTGATGAGGTGGATAAAAATCCTTGGGCtgatttaaatgaaaaagttaTGTATTGCccttcaaaaaatatttatacatttgtTGAAAATATGCAAGAAAAGGATATAATAGAATGctataaatacaaatgtgatactttaaaaaaattaattaataaaaatatggaaatgtataaaaaaattgaaaataaatatgatatatatactaagggatatcaattaaaattaaaaagttacAAAAAAACGTTTAATTCcaattttaatacatatattaatcaTTTGAGTGAGCAAGAAgctttatataatttacatGAAGGGGAACAAGTTTATGCATTACAACGTATGCAACAAGAGaaggaagaaaataaaaaggaacTAGAATATCATAAAtctttacaaaatatatatgctgaATTGCTTGCCGCAAATGAGCAATTGAAACTTGCCcaaggaaataaataa
- a CDS encoding haloacid dehalogenase-like hydrolase, putative: MNPKLIETTSSRLLMGSSEAHSNEKNNNGTKIIKSNRLVSEPETNGVGVYEDQPNNEAFVVRDKNGKPVDKNNLKNNIKIVFTDLDGTLLNSHHKASKLNIESLAKAKNKGIKVVIASGRPILSANAVIGEDIKKYNLSLMPGIYLNGCITYEPNGGRIIDNYINDKLIMDIYNFSKENNFVNRMVWYDFEKTYTFEMNEYIDEYKALECITPDIIDEERLKNTKIYKILICLNEQNLSSVLKMYHDKFSDRASVINPFKTYIELFNSNINKFEGVKALCKHFGISLNDALVIGDGDNDMEMLQGVKTSIAVQNAGSKIKECAKYVGPSNNDDAVHHILRTFCGI, encoded by the exons ATGAATCCCAAATTAATAGAAACTACTTCGTCTCGTCTTTTAATGGGCTCATCCGAAGCACACAGTAACGAG aaaaataataatggaaCTAAGATTATAAAATCGAATCGATTGGTATCTGAACCCGAAACCAATGGAGTAGGAGTATATGAAGACCAACCAAATAATGAAGCATTCGTTGTAAGAGATAAAAATGGGAAGCCCGtcgataaaaataatttaaaaaataatataaaaatcgtTTTTACGGATTTAGATGGaacattattaaatagTCATCATAAAGCAtccaaattaaatatagaaagTTTAGCAAaggcaaaaaataaaggaatAAAAGTAGTTATTGCTAGTGGCCGTCCAATACTTTCAGCTAATGCTGTAATAGGAgaagatattaaaaaatataatttaagtTTAATGCCcggaatatatttaaacgGTTGTATCACATATGAACCTAATGGTGGCAGAATAattgataattatataaatgataaattaataatggatatatataatttttcaaaggAAAACAATTTCGTTAATCGTATGGTTTGGTATGATTTCGAAAAAACATATACCTTTGAAATGaatgaatatattgatGAATATAAGGCTCTTGAATGTATAACACCTGATATTATTGATGAAGAaagattaaaaaatacaaaaatatataaaattttaatttgcttaaatgaacaaaatttatcaagtgtattaaaaatgtatcaCGACAAATTTTCAGATCGAGCTTCTGTAATTAATCcatttaaaacatatatagaaTTGTTTAATagtaacataaataaatttgaagGTGTAAAAGCATTATGCAAACATTTCGGTATAAGCTTAAATGATGCATTAGTTATAGGAGATGGTGATAATGATATGGAGATGTTACAAGGGGTAAAAACTTCGATAGCAGTACAGAATGCTGGTAGTAAAATAAAGGAATGCGCAAAATATGTCGGTCCATCAAACAATGATGATGCAGTACATCATATACTACGCACATTTTGTggcatttaa
- a CDS encoding WD repeat-containing protein 70, putative has translation MNEEDVVGDSEYSNEFSDDDGSNEFKSDNESEKKSNKSVEENSNSEDANNNEKNGIKGENLFFNMKKETININNKHICNTKIMNNGNSLIISGNDHNVRIYEFKNMNKYEKNYTKLISLSENSIVNSLDINNNFILLGYGYKCYVYNMKCELIKNTIRGDMYITDVNKTKGHMRQINCCKFHPNNSNIFISGSLDSTLRIWDLKNEKNTYGIDNELVHNQCLKILNEKNIMNNNVLCCDFTKDGNTILIGCENGQLDIRNKISNDYMYSYRSDYNMSSGNKKGLCHKNSIIDILTSKKMDHYFFTRSLDETIKYWDRRNLQTPINTIENVDTFISKSNMSFYGTGEKYLAIGTQRKKAENKINNNNDKIVGSRKAKLNIDKEETWINENNENANTFENMIDLEERENKEDEIKKAKMKKYTMDNYIKVYKGEDDINKYLSEMASFDNKINKSIEGALKIYDIASSNFNMVHSEIYEECGIISTYYDDTIKQLFLGSTNGNCIIYYDDNSRNGVLQYINKEVNVTKSVDNSFYVNTENIFNMDNIPEDIHITESGKVIIKKKNKRVKMNPTIGMHTSNAYEKKRHIDPYSKYIVNTKDGKNPYEDIDNEIKNMDENEDDIVDILRKRELNKKDNDYFLKAYQYTQPNKIIDYSSGDEQEYSKFLTMPKCPRCGIKNCVCGYMKGKGKK, from the coding sequence ATGAATGAAGAGGATGTAGTAGGGGATAGCGAATACTCAAACGAGTTTTCGGATGACGATGGTTCAAATGAATTTAAATCTGACAATGAAAGTGagaaaaaaagtaataagAGTGTGGAGGAAAATAGCAATTCAGAAGACGCAAAcaataatgaaaagaatGGGATAAAGGGAGAAAacctattttttaatatgaaaaaagaaacaataaatataaataacaaacatatatgtaatactaaaataatgaacaaTGGTAATAGTCTAATTATATCAGGTAATGATCATAATGTAAGAATATacgaatttaaaaatatgaataaatatgaaaaaaattacacaAAACTTATAAGTTTATCAGAAAATTCTATTGTTAATAGTttggatataaataataattttattcttttgGGGTATGGCTATAAATGTTATgtttataatatgaaatGTGAATTAATTAAGAATACAATTCGAGGTGATATGTATATTACTGatgttaataaaacaaaaggGCATATGAGACAAATAAATTGTTGTAAATTTCACCCCAATAATAgcaacatatttataagtgGCTCGTTAGATAGCACACTAAGAATATgggatttaaaaaatgaaaaaaatacttatGGTATCGATAATGAATTAGTACATAATCaatgtttaaaaattttgaacgaaaaaaatattatgaataataatgtgTTGTGCTGTGACTTTACCAAAGATGGTAATACAATATTAATAGGATGTGAGAATGGGCAATTAGATATtcgaaataaaatatctaATGATTACATGTATAGTTATAGATCAGATTATAATATGAGTAGTGGCAATAAAAAAGGGTTATGCCATAAAAATTCTAtaattgatatattaacttcgaaaaaaatggatcattatttttttactagaAGTTTAGAtgaaacaataaaatattgggATCGAAGAAATTTACAAACCCCAATTAATACAATAGAAAATGTGGATACATTTATTTCGAAAAGTAACATGTCCTTTTATGGAACTGgggaaaaatatttagcaATTGGAACACAGAGGAAAAAAGcagaaaacaaaataaacaataataatgataaaatagtaGGATCAAGGAAGGCAAAGTTAAATATCGATAAAGAAGAGACATGgataaatgaaaacaatgaaaatgcaaatacttttgaaaatatgataGACTTAGAGGAGCGTGAAAACAAAGAAGATGAAATAAAGAAggcaaaaatgaaaaagtatACTATGgacaattatataaaagtatACAAAGGGGAAGATgatattaacaaatatcTTAGTGAGATGGCTtcatttgataataaaataaataaaagtatcGAAGGTGctctaaaaatatatgatatagCAAGTagtaattttaatatggtTCATAGTGAAATATATGAGGAATGTGGAATTATATCTACATATTATGATGATACAATAAAACAACTATTTTTAGGTAGCACTAATGGtaattgtataatatattatgatgaTAATTCTCGAAATGGAGttttacaatatattaacaaagaAGTAAATGTAACAAAAAGCGTAgataattcattttatgtaaatacagaaaatatatttaatatggaTAATATACCTGAGGATATACATATTACTGAATCAGGAAAAGTTATAATtaagaagaaaaataaaagagtAAAAATGAATCCAACTATTGGTATGCATACTTCAAATGCATATGAAAAGAAAAGGCACATTGATCCATAttctaaatatattgtaaataCAAAAGATGGCAAAAATCCTTATGAAGATATAgataatgaaattaaaaacatgGATGAAAACGAAGACGATATTGTCGACATATTAAGAAAAAGAGagctaaataaaaaagataatgactattttttaaaagctTACCAATATACTCAAcccaataaaataattgattACTCCTCAGGAGATGAACAAGAATACTCAAAATTTTTGACTATGCCAAAATGTCCACGATGTGGAATTAAAAACTGCGTTTGTGGGTACATGAAAGGTAAAGGGAAAAAATGA